A window from Mus caroli chromosome 2, CAROLI_EIJ_v1.1, whole genome shotgun sequence encodes these proteins:
- the Pkn3 gene encoding serine/threonine-protein kinase N3 isoform X2, which produces MEHRKPRTGQRAPEDEKEMVRRAIQKELKIKEGMENMRRVATDRRHLGHVQQLLRASNRRLEQLHGELRELHAQVLLPASAEPVTSGPQPRAEQSRARLSEALHRQLQVELKVKQGAENMIHTCASGTPKERKLLAAAQQMLKDSQLKVALLRMKISSLESSGSPEPGEASQVREGGPRWPRLKVHLRPAGPDLLAEELQHRLRVEAAVAAGAKNVVKLLGGQRMQDRKALAEAQAQLQESSQKLDLLRLALELLLERLPPTHSLRSRVTRELWMAMLGNPQPLGTLVKPIALTGTLQVRLLGCKDLLVAVPGRCPMAVLAGSPSESWLRTRSRQQRGGGELASEVLAVLKVDNRVVGQTGWGLVAEKSWDQTFIISLDRARELEIGVHWRDWRQLCAVAFLKLEDFLDNACHQLSLSLLPQGQLFAQVTFCEPVIERRPRLQRQRRLFSKRRGRDFLRASQMNLSMAAWGRLVMSLLPPCSSPNIVSPPKGCPSTAACGTPSAASPSNFLPKKTLSNEDGKPPPKPPRLYLQEPAPGTPCTKRPHMDPRPAVVPALAALSMRKAPRLQDFRCLAVLGRGHFGKVLLVQYKGTGKYYAIKALKKQEVLGRDEIDSLYCEKRILETVGRTGHPFLLSLLACLQTSSHACFVTEFLPGGDLMAQIHEDVFPEPQACFYLACVVLGLQFLHEKRIIYRDLKLDNLLLDAQGFLKIADFGLCKEGIGFGDRTSTFCGTPEFLAPEVLTQEAYTRAVDWWGLGVLLYEMLVGECPFPGDTEEEVFECIVNADVPYPHFLSVQGLELIQKLLQKSPEKRLGAGERDAEEIKLQPFFRTTNWQALLARTVQPPFVPTLCGPADLRYFEGEFTSLPPTLTPPVSQSSLTARQQAAFRDFDFVSEQFLES; this is translated from the exons ATGGAACACCGAAAG CCTAGGACTGGCCAGAGAGCCCCCGAGGATGAGAAAGAGATGGTCCGCAGAGCCATCCAGAAGGAGCTGAAGATCAAGGAGGGCATGGAGAACATGCGGCGCGTGGCCACAGACCGACGCCACCTGGGCCATGTGCAGCAACTGCTGAGGGCCTCCAACCGCCGCCTGGAGCAGCTGCATGGCGAGCTTCGGGAGCTGCACGCCCAAGTTCTGCTGCCAGCCTCAGCCG AGCCAGTGACCTCGGGACCCCAGCCGCGGGCGGAGCAGTCCAGGGCTCGGCTCTCAGAGGCTTTACATAGGCAGCTGCAGGTGGAGCTAAAGGTAAAGCAGGGGGCTGAGAATATGATTCACACGTGTGCCAGCGGCACCCCCAAG GAGAGGAAGCTCCTGGCGGCTGCCCAGCAGATGTTAAAGGACAGTCAGCTGAAGGTGGCCCTGCTCCGGATGAAGATAAGCAGCCTGGAGTCCAGTGGCTCTCCAGAGCCAGGTGAGGCCTCTCAGGTCAGGGAGGGTGGCCCTCGATGGCCGAGGCTAAAGGTTCACCTCCGCCCTGCAGGCCCCGACTTGCTGGCAGAGGAGCTGCAGCACCGACTTCGAGTAgaggctgctgtggctgctggcGCCAAGAATGTGGTGAAGCTGCTTGGTGGCCAGAGGATGCAGGACCGCAAGGCACTGGCCGAG GCCCAGGCccagctccaggaatcctcccaGAAGCTGGACCTCCTACGGCTGGCCCTGGAATTGCTGCTGGAGAGGTTGCCTCCCACCCATTCTCTACGTAGCAGGGTGACCCGAGAACTTTGGATGGCAATGCTTGGGAACCCCCAGCCTTTGGGGACACTTGTGAAACCTATTGCCCTGACAG GGACACTGCAGGTTCGCCTCCTGGGCTGCAAAGATCTGCTGGTAGCTGTGCCTGGACGGTGTCCCATGGCTGTCCTGGCAGGTAGCCCTTCTGAAAGCTGGCTCCGAACAAGGTCCCGGCAGCAGCGTGGTGGAGGCGAGCTGGCCA GTGAGGTACTGGCTGTGTTGAAGGTTGACAATCGTGTTGTGGGCCAGACAGGATGGGGACTGGTGGCTGAGAAATCCTGGGACCAGACTTTTATCATCTCCTTGGACCGA GCTCGAGAGCTGGAGATTGGGGTTCACTGGCGGGACTGGCGGCAGTTGTGTGCTGTGGCGTTTCTGAAGCTTGAGGACTTCCTGGACAATGCCTGTCACCAGCTTTCTCTCAGTCTGCTGCCGCAGGGGCAGCTCTTTGCCCAG GTCACCTTCTGCGAGCCTGTCATTGAAAGGAGGCCTCGGCTGCAGAGGCAGAGACGCCTTTTCTCTAAGCGGAGAG GCCGGGATTTCCTGAGAGCTTCCCAGATGAACCTCAGCATGGCAGCCTGGGGGCGCCTGGTCATGAGCTTGCTGCCCCCCTGCAGCTCACCAAACATAGTCAGTCCCCCTAAAGGGTGCCCTTCAACAGCAGCCTGTGGGACCCCGAGTGCTGCTTCCCCCAG TAACTTCCTGCCCAAGAAGACGCTCTCAAATGAAGACGGGAAGCCTCCTCCCAAGCCCCCGCGCCTCTATCTCCAAGAACCAGCCCCAGGGACTCCT TGTACCAAGCGCCCCCACATGGATCCTAGACCTGCAGTAGTGCCCGCCCTGGCAGCCTTATCCATGAG GAAAGCCCCCAGACTTCAAGACTTCCGATGTTTGGCTGTGCTGGGTCGGGGACACTTTGGGAAG GTCCTCTTGGTCCAGTACAAAGGAACAGGGAAATACTATGCTATCAAGGCGTTGAAGAAGCAGGAAGTGCTAGGCCGGGACGAGATTGACAG CCTATACTGTGAGAAGCGGATCCTGGAGACTGTGGGACGTACAGGGCaccccttcctgctctctctccttgCCTGTCTGCAGACCTCCAGCCATGCCTGCTTTGTTACTGAGTTTCTGCCTGGAGGAGACCTCATGGCGCAGATTCACGAGGATGTCTTTCCTGAGCCCCAGGCCTG CTTCTACCTGGCCTGTGTGGTTCTGGGGCTGCAGTTCCTACATGAGAAGAGGATCATTTACAG GGATCTGAAATTGGATAATCTGCTACTGGATGCCCAGGGTTTCCTCAAGATTGCAGACTTTGGACTATGCAAGGAAG GGATTGGCTTTGGTGACCGGACCAGCACGTTCTGTGGCACCCCAGAGTTCCTGGCCCCCGAGGTTTTGACTCAGGAGGCTTACACGCGTGCTGTGGACTGGTGGGGGCTGGGTGTGCTGCTCTATGAGATGTTAGTGGGTGAG TGTCCATTCCCAGGGGACACAGAAGAGGAGGTGTTTGAATGCATCGTCAATGCTGATGTCCCATATCCCCACTTTCTGTCAGTGCAAGGACTGGAACTCATTCAGAAG cTCCTCCAAAAGTCCCCAGAGAAGCGTCTAGGGGCAGGAGAACGGGACGCCGAGGAGATCAAGCTGCAGCCTTTCTTCAGA ACCACCAACTGGCAGGCCTTGCTGGCCCGCACCGTCCAGCCTCCCTTCGTGCCTACTCTCTGTGGCCCTGCAGACCTTCGCTACTTCGAGGGAGAGTTCACCAGCCTGCCTCCAACCCTGACCCCACCAGTCTCCCAGAGCTCCCTCACTGCTCGCCAACAGGCTGCCTTCCGGGACTTTGACTTCGTGTCTGAGCAGTTCCTGGAGTCCTGA
- the Pkn3 gene encoding serine/threonine-protein kinase N3 isoform X1 produces MEPEGAVRQPRTGQRAPEDEKEMVRRAIQKELKIKEGMENMRRVATDRRHLGHVQQLLRASNRRLEQLHGELRELHAQVLLPASAEPVTSGPQPRAEQSRARLSEALHRQLQVELKVKQGAENMIHTCASGTPKERKLLAAAQQMLKDSQLKVALLRMKISSLESSGSPEPGEASQVREGGPRWPRLKVHLRPAGPDLLAEELQHRLRVEAAVAAGAKNVVKLLGGQRMQDRKALAEAQAQLQESSQKLDLLRLALELLLERLPPTHSLRSRVTRELWMAMLGNPQPLGTLVKPIALTGTLQVRLLGCKDLLVAVPGRCPMAVLAGSPSESWLRTRSRQQRGGGELASEVLAVLKVDNRVVGQTGWGLVAEKSWDQTFIISLDRARELEIGVHWRDWRQLCAVAFLKLEDFLDNACHQLSLSLLPQGQLFAQVTFCEPVIERRPRLQRQRRLFSKRRGRDFLRASQMNLSMAAWGRLVMSLLPPCSSPNIVSPPKGCPSTAACGTPSAASPSNFLPKKTLSNEDGKPPPKPPRLYLQEPAPGTPCTKRPHMDPRPAVVPALAALSMRKAPRLQDFRCLAVLGRGHFGKVLLVQYKGTGKYYAIKALKKQEVLGRDEIDSLYCEKRILETVGRTGHPFLLSLLACLQTSSHACFVTEFLPGGDLMAQIHEDVFPEPQACFYLACVVLGLQFLHEKRIIYRDLKLDNLLLDAQGFLKIADFGLCKEGIGFGDRTSTFCGTPEFLAPEVLTQEAYTRAVDWWGLGVLLYEMLVGECPFPGDTEEEVFECIVNADVPYPHFLSVQGLELIQKLLQKSPEKRLGAGERDAEEIKLQPFFRTTNWQALLARTVQPPFVPTLCGPADLRYFEGEFTSLPPTLTPPVSQSSLTARQQAAFRDFDFVSEQFLES; encoded by the exons ATGGAGCCGGAGGGGGCTGTGCGCCAG CCTAGGACTGGCCAGAGAGCCCCCGAGGATGAGAAAGAGATGGTCCGCAGAGCCATCCAGAAGGAGCTGAAGATCAAGGAGGGCATGGAGAACATGCGGCGCGTGGCCACAGACCGACGCCACCTGGGCCATGTGCAGCAACTGCTGAGGGCCTCCAACCGCCGCCTGGAGCAGCTGCATGGCGAGCTTCGGGAGCTGCACGCCCAAGTTCTGCTGCCAGCCTCAGCCG AGCCAGTGACCTCGGGACCCCAGCCGCGGGCGGAGCAGTCCAGGGCTCGGCTCTCAGAGGCTTTACATAGGCAGCTGCAGGTGGAGCTAAAGGTAAAGCAGGGGGCTGAGAATATGATTCACACGTGTGCCAGCGGCACCCCCAAG GAGAGGAAGCTCCTGGCGGCTGCCCAGCAGATGTTAAAGGACAGTCAGCTGAAGGTGGCCCTGCTCCGGATGAAGATAAGCAGCCTGGAGTCCAGTGGCTCTCCAGAGCCAGGTGAGGCCTCTCAGGTCAGGGAGGGTGGCCCTCGATGGCCGAGGCTAAAGGTTCACCTCCGCCCTGCAGGCCCCGACTTGCTGGCAGAGGAGCTGCAGCACCGACTTCGAGTAgaggctgctgtggctgctggcGCCAAGAATGTGGTGAAGCTGCTTGGTGGCCAGAGGATGCAGGACCGCAAGGCACTGGCCGAG GCCCAGGCccagctccaggaatcctcccaGAAGCTGGACCTCCTACGGCTGGCCCTGGAATTGCTGCTGGAGAGGTTGCCTCCCACCCATTCTCTACGTAGCAGGGTGACCCGAGAACTTTGGATGGCAATGCTTGGGAACCCCCAGCCTTTGGGGACACTTGTGAAACCTATTGCCCTGACAG GGACACTGCAGGTTCGCCTCCTGGGCTGCAAAGATCTGCTGGTAGCTGTGCCTGGACGGTGTCCCATGGCTGTCCTGGCAGGTAGCCCTTCTGAAAGCTGGCTCCGAACAAGGTCCCGGCAGCAGCGTGGTGGAGGCGAGCTGGCCA GTGAGGTACTGGCTGTGTTGAAGGTTGACAATCGTGTTGTGGGCCAGACAGGATGGGGACTGGTGGCTGAGAAATCCTGGGACCAGACTTTTATCATCTCCTTGGACCGA GCTCGAGAGCTGGAGATTGGGGTTCACTGGCGGGACTGGCGGCAGTTGTGTGCTGTGGCGTTTCTGAAGCTTGAGGACTTCCTGGACAATGCCTGTCACCAGCTTTCTCTCAGTCTGCTGCCGCAGGGGCAGCTCTTTGCCCAG GTCACCTTCTGCGAGCCTGTCATTGAAAGGAGGCCTCGGCTGCAGAGGCAGAGACGCCTTTTCTCTAAGCGGAGAG GCCGGGATTTCCTGAGAGCTTCCCAGATGAACCTCAGCATGGCAGCCTGGGGGCGCCTGGTCATGAGCTTGCTGCCCCCCTGCAGCTCACCAAACATAGTCAGTCCCCCTAAAGGGTGCCCTTCAACAGCAGCCTGTGGGACCCCGAGTGCTGCTTCCCCCAG TAACTTCCTGCCCAAGAAGACGCTCTCAAATGAAGACGGGAAGCCTCCTCCCAAGCCCCCGCGCCTCTATCTCCAAGAACCAGCCCCAGGGACTCCT TGTACCAAGCGCCCCCACATGGATCCTAGACCTGCAGTAGTGCCCGCCCTGGCAGCCTTATCCATGAG GAAAGCCCCCAGACTTCAAGACTTCCGATGTTTGGCTGTGCTGGGTCGGGGACACTTTGGGAAG GTCCTCTTGGTCCAGTACAAAGGAACAGGGAAATACTATGCTATCAAGGCGTTGAAGAAGCAGGAAGTGCTAGGCCGGGACGAGATTGACAG CCTATACTGTGAGAAGCGGATCCTGGAGACTGTGGGACGTACAGGGCaccccttcctgctctctctccttgCCTGTCTGCAGACCTCCAGCCATGCCTGCTTTGTTACTGAGTTTCTGCCTGGAGGAGACCTCATGGCGCAGATTCACGAGGATGTCTTTCCTGAGCCCCAGGCCTG CTTCTACCTGGCCTGTGTGGTTCTGGGGCTGCAGTTCCTACATGAGAAGAGGATCATTTACAG GGATCTGAAATTGGATAATCTGCTACTGGATGCCCAGGGTTTCCTCAAGATTGCAGACTTTGGACTATGCAAGGAAG GGATTGGCTTTGGTGACCGGACCAGCACGTTCTGTGGCACCCCAGAGTTCCTGGCCCCCGAGGTTTTGACTCAGGAGGCTTACACGCGTGCTGTGGACTGGTGGGGGCTGGGTGTGCTGCTCTATGAGATGTTAGTGGGTGAG TGTCCATTCCCAGGGGACACAGAAGAGGAGGTGTTTGAATGCATCGTCAATGCTGATGTCCCATATCCCCACTTTCTGTCAGTGCAAGGACTGGAACTCATTCAGAAG cTCCTCCAAAAGTCCCCAGAGAAGCGTCTAGGGGCAGGAGAACGGGACGCCGAGGAGATCAAGCTGCAGCCTTTCTTCAGA ACCACCAACTGGCAGGCCTTGCTGGCCCGCACCGTCCAGCCTCCCTTCGTGCCTACTCTCTGTGGCCCTGCAGACCTTCGCTACTTCGAGGGAGAGTTCACCAGCCTGCCTCCAACCCTGACCCCACCAGTCTCCCAGAGCTCCCTCACTGCTCGCCAACAGGCTGCCTTCCGGGACTTTGACTTCGTGTCTGAGCAGTTCCTGGAGTCCTGA
- the Pkn3 gene encoding serine/threonine-protein kinase N3 isoform X5 encodes MEHRKPRTGQRAPEDEKEMVRRAIQKELKIKEGMENMRRVATDRRHLGHVQQLLRASNRRLEQLHGELRELHAQVLLPASAEPVTSGPQPRAEQSRARLSEALHRQLQVELKVKQGAENMIHTCASGTPKERKLLAAAQQMLKDSQLKVALLRMKISSLESSGSPEPGPDLLAEELQHRLRVEAAVAAGAKNVVKLLGGQRMQDRKALAEAQAQLQESSQKLDLLRLALELLLERLPPTHSLRSRVTRELWMAMLGNPQPLGTLVKPIALTGTLQVRLLGCKDLLVAVPGRCPMAVLAGSPSESWLRTRSRQQRGGGELASEVLAVLKVDNRVVGQTGWGLVAEKSWDQTFIISLDRARELEIGVHWRDWRQLCAVAFLKLEDFLDNACHQLSLSLLPQGQLFAQVTFCEPVIERRPRLQRQRRLFSKRRGRDFLRASQMNLSMAAWGRLVMSLLPPCSSPNIVSPPKGCPSTAACGTPSAASPSNFLPKKTLSNEDGKPPPKPPRLYLQEPAPGTPCTKRPHMDPRPAVVPALAALSMRKAPRLQDFRCLAVLGRGHFGKVLLVQYKGTGKYYAIKALKKQEVLGRDEIDSLYCEKRILETVGRTGHPFLLSLLACLQTSSHACFVTEFLPGGDLMAQIHEDVFPEPQACFYLACVVLGLQFLHEKRIIYRDLKLDNLLLDAQGFLKIADFGLCKEGIGFGDRTSTFCGTPEFLAPEVLTQEAYTRAVDWWGLGVLLYEMLVGECPFPGDTEEEVFECIVNADVPYPHFLSVQGLELIQKLLQKSPEKRLGAGERDAEEIKLQPFFRTTNWQALLARTVQPPFVPTLCGPADLRYFEGEFTSLPPTLTPPVSQSSLTARQQAAFRDFDFVSEQFLES; translated from the exons ATGGAACACCGAAAG CCTAGGACTGGCCAGAGAGCCCCCGAGGATGAGAAAGAGATGGTCCGCAGAGCCATCCAGAAGGAGCTGAAGATCAAGGAGGGCATGGAGAACATGCGGCGCGTGGCCACAGACCGACGCCACCTGGGCCATGTGCAGCAACTGCTGAGGGCCTCCAACCGCCGCCTGGAGCAGCTGCATGGCGAGCTTCGGGAGCTGCACGCCCAAGTTCTGCTGCCAGCCTCAGCCG AGCCAGTGACCTCGGGACCCCAGCCGCGGGCGGAGCAGTCCAGGGCTCGGCTCTCAGAGGCTTTACATAGGCAGCTGCAGGTGGAGCTAAAGGTAAAGCAGGGGGCTGAGAATATGATTCACACGTGTGCCAGCGGCACCCCCAAG GAGAGGAAGCTCCTGGCGGCTGCCCAGCAGATGTTAAAGGACAGTCAGCTGAAGGTGGCCCTGCTCCGGATGAAGATAAGCAGCCTGGAGTCCAGTGGCTCTCCAGAGCCAG GCCCCGACTTGCTGGCAGAGGAGCTGCAGCACCGACTTCGAGTAgaggctgctgtggctgctggcGCCAAGAATGTGGTGAAGCTGCTTGGTGGCCAGAGGATGCAGGACCGCAAGGCACTGGCCGAG GCCCAGGCccagctccaggaatcctcccaGAAGCTGGACCTCCTACGGCTGGCCCTGGAATTGCTGCTGGAGAGGTTGCCTCCCACCCATTCTCTACGTAGCAGGGTGACCCGAGAACTTTGGATGGCAATGCTTGGGAACCCCCAGCCTTTGGGGACACTTGTGAAACCTATTGCCCTGACAG GGACACTGCAGGTTCGCCTCCTGGGCTGCAAAGATCTGCTGGTAGCTGTGCCTGGACGGTGTCCCATGGCTGTCCTGGCAGGTAGCCCTTCTGAAAGCTGGCTCCGAACAAGGTCCCGGCAGCAGCGTGGTGGAGGCGAGCTGGCCA GTGAGGTACTGGCTGTGTTGAAGGTTGACAATCGTGTTGTGGGCCAGACAGGATGGGGACTGGTGGCTGAGAAATCCTGGGACCAGACTTTTATCATCTCCTTGGACCGA GCTCGAGAGCTGGAGATTGGGGTTCACTGGCGGGACTGGCGGCAGTTGTGTGCTGTGGCGTTTCTGAAGCTTGAGGACTTCCTGGACAATGCCTGTCACCAGCTTTCTCTCAGTCTGCTGCCGCAGGGGCAGCTCTTTGCCCAG GTCACCTTCTGCGAGCCTGTCATTGAAAGGAGGCCTCGGCTGCAGAGGCAGAGACGCCTTTTCTCTAAGCGGAGAG GCCGGGATTTCCTGAGAGCTTCCCAGATGAACCTCAGCATGGCAGCCTGGGGGCGCCTGGTCATGAGCTTGCTGCCCCCCTGCAGCTCACCAAACATAGTCAGTCCCCCTAAAGGGTGCCCTTCAACAGCAGCCTGTGGGACCCCGAGTGCTGCTTCCCCCAG TAACTTCCTGCCCAAGAAGACGCTCTCAAATGAAGACGGGAAGCCTCCTCCCAAGCCCCCGCGCCTCTATCTCCAAGAACCAGCCCCAGGGACTCCT TGTACCAAGCGCCCCCACATGGATCCTAGACCTGCAGTAGTGCCCGCCCTGGCAGCCTTATCCATGAG GAAAGCCCCCAGACTTCAAGACTTCCGATGTTTGGCTGTGCTGGGTCGGGGACACTTTGGGAAG GTCCTCTTGGTCCAGTACAAAGGAACAGGGAAATACTATGCTATCAAGGCGTTGAAGAAGCAGGAAGTGCTAGGCCGGGACGAGATTGACAG CCTATACTGTGAGAAGCGGATCCTGGAGACTGTGGGACGTACAGGGCaccccttcctgctctctctccttgCCTGTCTGCAGACCTCCAGCCATGCCTGCTTTGTTACTGAGTTTCTGCCTGGAGGAGACCTCATGGCGCAGATTCACGAGGATGTCTTTCCTGAGCCCCAGGCCTG CTTCTACCTGGCCTGTGTGGTTCTGGGGCTGCAGTTCCTACATGAGAAGAGGATCATTTACAG GGATCTGAAATTGGATAATCTGCTACTGGATGCCCAGGGTTTCCTCAAGATTGCAGACTTTGGACTATGCAAGGAAG GGATTGGCTTTGGTGACCGGACCAGCACGTTCTGTGGCACCCCAGAGTTCCTGGCCCCCGAGGTTTTGACTCAGGAGGCTTACACGCGTGCTGTGGACTGGTGGGGGCTGGGTGTGCTGCTCTATGAGATGTTAGTGGGTGAG TGTCCATTCCCAGGGGACACAGAAGAGGAGGTGTTTGAATGCATCGTCAATGCTGATGTCCCATATCCCCACTTTCTGTCAGTGCAAGGACTGGAACTCATTCAGAAG cTCCTCCAAAAGTCCCCAGAGAAGCGTCTAGGGGCAGGAGAACGGGACGCCGAGGAGATCAAGCTGCAGCCTTTCTTCAGA ACCACCAACTGGCAGGCCTTGCTGGCCCGCACCGTCCAGCCTCCCTTCGTGCCTACTCTCTGTGGCCCTGCAGACCTTCGCTACTTCGAGGGAGAGTTCACCAGCCTGCCTCCAACCCTGACCCCACCAGTCTCCCAGAGCTCCCTCACTGCTCGCCAACAGGCTGCCTTCCGGGACTTTGACTTCGTGTCTGAGCAGTTCCTGGAGTCCTGA
- the Pkn3 gene encoding serine/threonine-protein kinase N3 isoform X4, with product MEPEGAVRQPRTGQRAPEDEKEMVRRAIQKELKIKEGMENMRRVATDRRHLGHVQQLLRASNRRLEQLHGELRELHAQVLLPASAEPVTSGPQPRAEQSRARLSEALHRQLQVELKVKQGAENMIHTCASGTPKERKLLAAAQQMLKDSQLKVALLRMKISSLESSGSPEPGPDLLAEELQHRLRVEAAVAAGAKNVVKLLGGQRMQDRKALAEAQAQLQESSQKLDLLRLALELLLERLPPTHSLRSRVTRELWMAMLGNPQPLGTLVKPIALTGTLQVRLLGCKDLLVAVPGRCPMAVLAGSPSESWLRTRSRQQRGGGELASEVLAVLKVDNRVVGQTGWGLVAEKSWDQTFIISLDRARELEIGVHWRDWRQLCAVAFLKLEDFLDNACHQLSLSLLPQGQLFAQVTFCEPVIERRPRLQRQRRLFSKRRGRDFLRASQMNLSMAAWGRLVMSLLPPCSSPNIVSPPKGCPSTAACGTPSAASPSNFLPKKTLSNEDGKPPPKPPRLYLQEPAPGTPCTKRPHMDPRPAVVPALAALSMRKAPRLQDFRCLAVLGRGHFGKVLLVQYKGTGKYYAIKALKKQEVLGRDEIDSLYCEKRILETVGRTGHPFLLSLLACLQTSSHACFVTEFLPGGDLMAQIHEDVFPEPQACFYLACVVLGLQFLHEKRIIYRDLKLDNLLLDAQGFLKIADFGLCKEGIGFGDRTSTFCGTPEFLAPEVLTQEAYTRAVDWWGLGVLLYEMLVGECPFPGDTEEEVFECIVNADVPYPHFLSVQGLELIQKLLQKSPEKRLGAGERDAEEIKLQPFFRTTNWQALLARTVQPPFVPTLCGPADLRYFEGEFTSLPPTLTPPVSQSSLTARQQAAFRDFDFVSEQFLES from the exons ATGGAGCCGGAGGGGGCTGTGCGCCAG CCTAGGACTGGCCAGAGAGCCCCCGAGGATGAGAAAGAGATGGTCCGCAGAGCCATCCAGAAGGAGCTGAAGATCAAGGAGGGCATGGAGAACATGCGGCGCGTGGCCACAGACCGACGCCACCTGGGCCATGTGCAGCAACTGCTGAGGGCCTCCAACCGCCGCCTGGAGCAGCTGCATGGCGAGCTTCGGGAGCTGCACGCCCAAGTTCTGCTGCCAGCCTCAGCCG AGCCAGTGACCTCGGGACCCCAGCCGCGGGCGGAGCAGTCCAGGGCTCGGCTCTCAGAGGCTTTACATAGGCAGCTGCAGGTGGAGCTAAAGGTAAAGCAGGGGGCTGAGAATATGATTCACACGTGTGCCAGCGGCACCCCCAAG GAGAGGAAGCTCCTGGCGGCTGCCCAGCAGATGTTAAAGGACAGTCAGCTGAAGGTGGCCCTGCTCCGGATGAAGATAAGCAGCCTGGAGTCCAGTGGCTCTCCAGAGCCAG GCCCCGACTTGCTGGCAGAGGAGCTGCAGCACCGACTTCGAGTAgaggctgctgtggctgctggcGCCAAGAATGTGGTGAAGCTGCTTGGTGGCCAGAGGATGCAGGACCGCAAGGCACTGGCCGAG GCCCAGGCccagctccaggaatcctcccaGAAGCTGGACCTCCTACGGCTGGCCCTGGAATTGCTGCTGGAGAGGTTGCCTCCCACCCATTCTCTACGTAGCAGGGTGACCCGAGAACTTTGGATGGCAATGCTTGGGAACCCCCAGCCTTTGGGGACACTTGTGAAACCTATTGCCCTGACAG GGACACTGCAGGTTCGCCTCCTGGGCTGCAAAGATCTGCTGGTAGCTGTGCCTGGACGGTGTCCCATGGCTGTCCTGGCAGGTAGCCCTTCTGAAAGCTGGCTCCGAACAAGGTCCCGGCAGCAGCGTGGTGGAGGCGAGCTGGCCA GTGAGGTACTGGCTGTGTTGAAGGTTGACAATCGTGTTGTGGGCCAGACAGGATGGGGACTGGTGGCTGAGAAATCCTGGGACCAGACTTTTATCATCTCCTTGGACCGA GCTCGAGAGCTGGAGATTGGGGTTCACTGGCGGGACTGGCGGCAGTTGTGTGCTGTGGCGTTTCTGAAGCTTGAGGACTTCCTGGACAATGCCTGTCACCAGCTTTCTCTCAGTCTGCTGCCGCAGGGGCAGCTCTTTGCCCAG GTCACCTTCTGCGAGCCTGTCATTGAAAGGAGGCCTCGGCTGCAGAGGCAGAGACGCCTTTTCTCTAAGCGGAGAG GCCGGGATTTCCTGAGAGCTTCCCAGATGAACCTCAGCATGGCAGCCTGGGGGCGCCTGGTCATGAGCTTGCTGCCCCCCTGCAGCTCACCAAACATAGTCAGTCCCCCTAAAGGGTGCCCTTCAACAGCAGCCTGTGGGACCCCGAGTGCTGCTTCCCCCAG TAACTTCCTGCCCAAGAAGACGCTCTCAAATGAAGACGGGAAGCCTCCTCCCAAGCCCCCGCGCCTCTATCTCCAAGAACCAGCCCCAGGGACTCCT TGTACCAAGCGCCCCCACATGGATCCTAGACCTGCAGTAGTGCCCGCCCTGGCAGCCTTATCCATGAG GAAAGCCCCCAGACTTCAAGACTTCCGATGTTTGGCTGTGCTGGGTCGGGGACACTTTGGGAAG GTCCTCTTGGTCCAGTACAAAGGAACAGGGAAATACTATGCTATCAAGGCGTTGAAGAAGCAGGAAGTGCTAGGCCGGGACGAGATTGACAG CCTATACTGTGAGAAGCGGATCCTGGAGACTGTGGGACGTACAGGGCaccccttcctgctctctctccttgCCTGTCTGCAGACCTCCAGCCATGCCTGCTTTGTTACTGAGTTTCTGCCTGGAGGAGACCTCATGGCGCAGATTCACGAGGATGTCTTTCCTGAGCCCCAGGCCTG CTTCTACCTGGCCTGTGTGGTTCTGGGGCTGCAGTTCCTACATGAGAAGAGGATCATTTACAG GGATCTGAAATTGGATAATCTGCTACTGGATGCCCAGGGTTTCCTCAAGATTGCAGACTTTGGACTATGCAAGGAAG GGATTGGCTTTGGTGACCGGACCAGCACGTTCTGTGGCACCCCAGAGTTCCTGGCCCCCGAGGTTTTGACTCAGGAGGCTTACACGCGTGCTGTGGACTGGTGGGGGCTGGGTGTGCTGCTCTATGAGATGTTAGTGGGTGAG TGTCCATTCCCAGGGGACACAGAAGAGGAGGTGTTTGAATGCATCGTCAATGCTGATGTCCCATATCCCCACTTTCTGTCAGTGCAAGGACTGGAACTCATTCAGAAG cTCCTCCAAAAGTCCCCAGAGAAGCGTCTAGGGGCAGGAGAACGGGACGCCGAGGAGATCAAGCTGCAGCCTTTCTTCAGA ACCACCAACTGGCAGGCCTTGCTGGCCCGCACCGTCCAGCCTCCCTTCGTGCCTACTCTCTGTGGCCCTGCAGACCTTCGCTACTTCGAGGGAGAGTTCACCAGCCTGCCTCCAACCCTGACCCCACCAGTCTCCCAGAGCTCCCTCACTGCTCGCCAACAGGCTGCCTTCCGGGACTTTGACTTCGTGTCTGAGCAGTTCCTGGAGTCCTGA